Below is a window of Halogeometricum rufum DNA.
CTCGATGTCCGACGTGTTCCGCGCGGGCGAGTACCTCGACGCCGCGGGCGTCACGAAGGGGAAAGGAACGCAGGGCCCCGTCAAGCGGTGGGGCGTCCAGAAGCGGAAGGGCAAGCACGCCCGTCAGGGCTGGCGGCGCCGCATCGGTAACCTCGGCCCGTGGAACCCCTCCCGCGTCCGTTCGACCGTCCCGCAACTCGGTCAGACCGGCTACCACCAGCGGACCGAACTCAACAAGCGCCTCATCGACATCGGCGACGGCGACGACGCCTCCGTCGACGGCGGCTTCGTCGGCTACGGCGAGGTCGACGGCCCGTACGCGCTCCTGAAGGGTTCGCTCCCGGGGCCGGACAAGCGGCTGCTGCGGTTCCGCCCGGCCATCCGGCCGAACGACCAACCGCGCCTCGACCCCGAGGTGCGCTTCGTCTCTACCGCATCGAACCAAGGATAAACCATGCAGGCAACAATCCGAGACCTGAACGGCGACGACGCCGGTACGCTCGACCTCCCCGAGGTGTTCGAGACGACGTACCGTCCGGACCTCATCAAGCGTGCCGTCCTCGCCGCGCAGGCAAACCGAAAACAGGCGTACGGAGCCGACCCCTACGCGGGGATGCGAACCCCGGCAGAGTCGCTGGGGAGCGGTCGCGGCATGTCTCACGACCCGCGTGAGAACGGTCGCGCCCGCCGCGTTCCCCACGCCGTCAGCGGCCGGAAGGCGCACCCGCCGAAGGCCGAGAAGGACCTGGGGAAGGAGATAAACGACAAGGAGCGCAAACTCGCCGTCCGCTCGGCGCTCGCCGCCACGACGGACGTCGACCTGGTCGCCGAACGCGGCCACCGCTTCGACGAGGACCTCGAACTCCCCCTCGTCGTCTCCGACGACTTCGAGGACCTCGTGAAGACGAAGGAGGTCGTCGACCTCCTGCAGTCGCTCGGCGTCTACGACGACATCGAGCGATCCGAGGACAACAAGAAGGTTCGCGCCGGACAGGGCAAGGCGCGCGGACGCAAGTACAAGCGTCCCAAGTCCATCCTGTTCGTGACGAGTTCGGAGCCGTCGAAGGCGGCTCGGAACCTCGCGGGCGTCGACGTCGCCACCGCGGCGAACGTCAACGCCGAGGACCTCGCGCCCGGCACGCACGCCGGTCGCCTCACCGTCTTCACCGAGAGCGCCATAGAGGAGGTGGCCGACCGATGAGCGTCGTACACCACCCCCTCGTCACGGAGAAGGCGATGAACCAGATGGACTTCGACAACAAGCTCCAGTTCATCGTCGACCTCGACGCCACGAAACCCGAAATCGTCGAGGAACTCCAGTCGCGCTACGAGGTGTCCATCGAGAAGGTGAACACGCAGGTCACCCCGAAGGGCACCAAGAAAGCAACCGTCCGTCTGAGCGAGGACGACGACGCGCAGGAAGTCGCCTCGCGCATCGGGGTGTTCTAACAATGGGACGACGAATTCAGGGCCAGCGTCGTGGTCGCGGCTCGCCCACGTTCCGGGCGCCGTCGCACCGCTACAAGGCCGAACTCTCGCACAAGAAGGCTGAATCGGAAGACACGGTCTCCGGGACGGTCGTCGACATCGAACACGACCCCGCCCGCAGCGCGCCGGTGGCCGCCGTCGAGTTCGACGACGGCGACCAGCGTCTCGTCCTCGCACCCGAGGGCATCGCGGTCGGCGACCAGATTCAGGTCGGCGTCTCCGCGGAGATCAAACCCGGGAACACGCTCCCGCTCGCCGAAATCCCCGAGGGGGTTCCGGTGTGTAACGTCGAACGGCAGGTCGGTGACGGCGGCAAGTTCGCTCGCGCGTCGGGCACGAGCGCGCAGCTGCTCACCCACGACCGGCACGTCGCCGTCGTGAAGCTCCCGTCCGGCGAGGTCAAGCGCCTCAACCCGCAGTGCCGCGCCACCATCGGCGTCGTCGCCGGCGGTGGCCGAACGGAGAAGCCGTTCGTCAAGGCAGGGAAGAAGCACCACAAGATGCGCGCACGCGGTATCAAGTGGCCGCGAGTTCGCGGCGTCGCCATGAACGCGGTGGACCACCCGTTCGGTGGCGGCGGCCGCCAACACCCCGGCCGCCCGAAGTCCGTCTCGCGCAACGCACCGCCGGGCCGCAAGGTCGGCGACATCGCCTCGAAGCGCACCGGTCGCGGTGGCAAAGGAGGTAACTGAACATGAGCTCGGAATACCGAACCGGCCGTGAAGGTGAGGAGTTCACCTACCGCGGTCACACGCTCGACGAGTTGCAGGAGATGGAGCTCGACGAGGTCGTAGAACTGTTGCCCGCACGACAGCGGCGAAGCATCAACCGAGGGCTGACGCTCCAGAAGGAGAAGCTCCTCGAGACGGTCCGCGAGGCGGACCCCGAGGAGACGGCCAACTCGCCCATCCGGACGCACCTCCGCGACATGCCCATCCTGCCGTCGTTCGTCGACAAGACGTTCGCCGTCTACAACGGGCAGTCGTTCGAGCGCGTCCGCGTCCAACCCGAGATGATCGGACACTATCTCGGCGAGTTCCAGTTGACCCGTAACTCGGTCGAACACGGGCAGGCCGGTATCGGTGCGACCCGGTCCTCGAAGTTCGTACCGCTCAAGTAAATCATGGGAATCAACTACAGCGTCGAGGCCGACCCGGACACCACCGCCAAGGGGATGCTCCGTGACCGGCCCATCAGCCTGAAGCACAGCAAGGCCATCTCGCGCGAGATAAAGGGCATGACCGTCGAGGACGCCGAAGACTACCTCGACGCCGTCATCGAGGGCGAGCGCTCCGTTCCGTTCCGCCAGCACAACACCGGCGTCGGACACCGGTCCGACATCGACGGCTGGGACGCGGGTCGCTACCCCGAGAAGGCGTCGAAAGCGTTCCTCGAACTCCTGCAGAACGTCGCGTCCAACGCCGACGAGGACGGATTCGACGGTCGCTCGATGGAGATCATGCACGTCGCCGCGCACAAGGTCGGAGAACGACCCGGTCGTAAACCCCGAGCGTTCGGGAGTGCAGACCCCTTCAACACCACGCTCTGTGACGTCGAACTCATCATCGAGGAGGTCGAGGAGTAATGGCTGACGAACACCAGTTCATCGAGAACGGGCTGCAGCGCTCGCAGATCGACGAGTTCTTCGCGGACGAACTCGGTCGCGCGGGCTACGGCGGCATGGACGTCGCCAAGACGCCGATGGGCACGCAGATAGTGCTCAAGGCGGAGAAGCCCGGGATGGTCATCGGCAAGGGTGGGAAGAACATCCGCAAGGTGACCAAGGAACTCGAAGAGCGCTTCGACCTCGACGACCCGCAGATCGACGTGCAGGAGGTCGACGAACCCGACCTCAACGCGCGCATCGTCGCGGACCGTCTGGCGAACGCCTTGGAACGCGGCTGGTACTTCCGCAAGGCGGGCCACACGACCATCGACCGCATCATGGACGCCGGCGCCCTCGGCGCCGAAATCGTCCTCGCGGGGAAGGTCACCGGCGCCCGCTCGCGCGTCGAGAAGTTCAACCGCGGCTACATCAAGCACAACGGCGAACCCGCCCAGGAAGTCGTCGACGAGGGGCAGGGCGTCGCCGTGATGAAGCTCGGCACCATCGGCGTGAACGTGAAGATCATCCCGCCGGGAGCCAAGCTTCCCGACGACTTCGAGATCGAGGAAGACGCCGAGGTCGAACCGGTCGAGCAGGCCGTCGAGAGCGAGGGCGTCGAGGAACTCCTCGAGGACGAACCCGAGGAGGTTCCGGACGTCTCGAAGGACGCCGACGACGTCGAAGTTCCCGACGAGGAACCCTCCGAGGTCATCGACGAGGAGATCGTCGAGGAAGTCGTCGAGGAGTCGGGCGACGTGGCGTCGCGCTCCGAGAGCGCCGAGCCCGCACCGGAAGAAGAGCCCGTCGAGACGGGCGACGTCGAAGACGACGACGCTCAGCCCGACGAGTTCGAGGAGGAGGCCGACGAACCCGAACTCGACGAAGAGGTCGAGGCCGAAGCCGAGGACCTCGTCGCCGAGATGGAGGCGGCCGACGAAGAAGACGACGAAGCCGACGAGGAAACGGAGGAGTAATACATGGCAATCCTCTACGCCGAAGAGATTCGCGACATGACGCCCGCAGAGCGCGAGGCGGAAGTCGAGGAACTGGAGACCGAACTCCTCAACGCGAAGGCCGTCCAGGCCGCCGGTGGCGCGCCGGACAACCCCGGCCGCGTCAGCGAACTGAGGCGAACCATCGCTCGGATCAAGACGATCCAGCAAGAAGAAGGCGACTTCGACGAGCAGTAGCTCGTCGGGCCGTCTGACGAAGTCCAACGACTTCGACGACGAACACCGAACCAACGATGGCACTGACACCCGAGACCCTGACGCGACACGAACTCAACGGCCTCCGCGTGGAGGTCGTCGACGCCGCGAACCCCGACCTGGTCGGGATAGCCGGCCGTGTCGTCGTCGAGACGATGCAGACGCTCCACGTGGACGTGAGCGACACGTCCGAGGGGACACGGGTGCGTCAGGTGCCGAAGCAGGGCTCGACCCTGCAGTTCGAGATTCCGTCGCGGGACGACCGTCCCGCACGCACAGATGAAGCCGCCGACGCCGAGAAGGCGTCGGGGACCGCGTCCAAACTTCGGTCGGAAACTGCTGGCGGATTGGAAGCCAGTCAGTCGGGCCGTTGCCAGGGCGTGGCCTACGTTACGGTGGATGGCACACGTCTGCTCTCACGACCCGCCTTGCGAACAGAGAAGGCAGGTGACACAACATGGCGATAGGACTGAACGTAGAAGAACCGGAGGAGACCTGCTCCGACGAGAACTGTCCGTTCCACGGCTCACTCGGAGTCCGCGGACAGACGCTCGAAGGCACAGTCGCCTCCACAGACATGGACAAAACCGTCGTTGTGGAACGCGAATACGACGTTCGCGTCCCCAAGTACGACCGCTACATGAAGCGGCGTAGTCGCATCCCGGCCCACGCACCCCCGTGCATGGACCTCGAGGAAGGCGACACGGTACGTATCGCAGAGACCCGACCGCTGTCGAAGACGAAGGCACACGTCGTCGTCGAGACGCTCGGAGGTGAGGAGTGATGGAGGCGCTGAAGGCCGACGTCACGAAGGGCCTCGCACGAGGCTCGCTCATCACGTGCGCCGACAACACCGGCGCGCGCCAGCTGAAAGTCATCAGCGTGAAGGGCTACTCAGGAACCAAGAACCGACACCCCAAGGCGGGCATCGGCGACCAGGTCACCGTCTCGGTGACCAAAGGGACGCCCGAGATGCGCCGCCAGGTGCTCCAGGCAGTCATCGTCCGACAGCGGAAGTCGATCCGCCGACCGGACGGGACGCGCGTGAAGTTCGAGGACAACGCCGCCGTCATCATCGACGAGATGGAAGAGCCTCGCGGGACCGAGATCAAGGGCCCCATCGCACGCGAAGTCGCGGAGCGCTTCGGGAGCATCGCCTCGACGGCGACGATGATCGTATAGACCATGACGAAGCAACCACGCAAACAGCGAAACGAGACGCAGAACGCGCCGCTTCACGAGCGACAGAAGCAGGTTCGCGCGACGCTGGCCGGTGACCTCCGCGAGGAGTACGGTCAGCGCAACGTCCGCGTCAACGCAGGCGACACGGTGGAGATTCTCCGCGGCGACCACGCCGGCACGGAGGCCGAAGTCGCCGAAGTCGACCTGAAGGACGCGGTCGTCTACGTCGAGGACGTCACGGTCGCGAAGGCCGACGGCGAGGAAGTGCCTCGTCCCCTCGACACGAGCAACATTCGCGTGACCGAACTGGACCTCGAAGACGAGCGTCGTGAAGAGCGTCTCCAAGCGGAGGACAACGAATGACGCGACATCAGAAGCGACTCTCGGCACCGAACTCGTGGCCGATCGAACGTAAAGAAGGGACGTTCACGGTGAAGGCCAGCGCCGGCCCGCACGGTGAGGCAGGGGTTCCCCTCCTCATCCTGCTCCGGGACGTGCTCGGCTACGTGGACAACAAGAAGGAAGCGCGCTACGCGCTCAACGAGGGCAACGTCCTCGTCAACGGGGACGCCGTCTCCGACGAGCAGCGCCCCATCGGGATGTTCGACATCCTGGCGTTCACGGAGCGCGGCGAGTACTTCCGCGTCTTCCCCGACGAGGGCGGACGCCTCGCGCTCACGACCATCGACGCCGAGTCGGCGGACAGCCGACTCGGGAAGGTCGTCGGCAAGCAGAGCGTGAAAGGCGGCGCGACGCAGCTCACGCTGCACGACGGCTCGAACGTCCGCGTCGAGGAAGACGACGACCCCGACCAGTACCACTCGAAGGACTCGCTGGTCGTCGACAACGAGACGAAGGAGATCGTCGCGCACTTCCCCTACGAGGAGGGTGCGCTGGTCACCGCCGTCGACGGCACGCACGCGGGCGAAGTCGGCGAGATCACCGAGATCACCGTCACGCCCGGTAGCGGGAACAACTCCGTCGCCGTCGAGACCGACGCGTACACGTTCGAGACCGTCGAGCAGTACGTCGTCGTCATCGACGAGAACTTCACCGGTGACGCCGAGGACGGTGAGGACGAATGAGCGAGAGCGAGAGCGAGTTCCACGAGATGCGCGAACCGCGCATCGAGAAAGTCGTCGTCCACATGGGCGTCGGCGAAGGTGGTCGCGAACTGGCCAACGCCGAGGACATCCTCGAAGAGATCACCGGCCAGGAGTCGGTTCAGACCATCGCCACGCGCGCCGCGACGCAGTTCGGCGCCCGGAAGGGTGACCCCATCGGTGCGAAGGTCACGCTCCGCGGCGACCAGGCCGTCGAGTTCCTCGAGACGGCGCTGCCGCTCGCCGACATCTCGGCGAAGCAGTTCGACGAGACGGGCAACTTCAGCTTCGGCGTCGAGGAGCACACGGAGTTCCCGTCGCAGGAGTACGACCCGCAGATCGGTATCTACGGGCTGGACGTGACGGTCAACCTCGTCCGCCCCGGCTACCGCGTGAAGAAGCGCGACAAGGCGTCGCGCAGCATCCCCTCGGCGCACCGCATGAGCGCCGAGGACGCCATCCCCTTCCTCGAAGCGAACTTCGACGTGGAGGTCACAGAAGAATGAGCGAATCAGAGACAGAACAGACGGGCGAGCACGCGTCCCGGCGCACCGGCCAGGAGAACGAGTGCCGTCGCTGCGGTCGCAAGCAAGGACTCGTCGGGAAGTACGACATCAATCTGTGCCGTCAGTGCTTCCGCGAGGTCGCCCGCGACATGGGATTCAAGAAGTATCGATAGCTATGGCAGGAAATGACCCCCTCGCCAACGCGCTCGCCGGCGTGAACAACGCCGAGAGCGTGGGGCATCTGTCGCACGAGATACAGCCCGCCTCCAACGTCATCGGCTCCGTGCTCGAGGTCTTCTACGACCGCGAGTACATCGACGGCTTCGAGTTCGTCGAAGACGGCAAGGCCGGAACGTTCGAGGTCGAACTGAATGGCGCTATCAACGAATGTGGCGTCGTCAAGCCCCGCTACTCCGCGGGCGCAGACGAGTTCGAAAAGTGGGAGAAGCGATTCCTCCCGGCCCGTGACTACGGGACGCTCATCGTCACGACGAGTCACGGCGTCATGAGCCACTACGACGCCCGCGAACAGGGCATCGGTGGCCAAGTAATCGCCTACGTGTACTGAGACAATGAACCGAGTAGAAATCGACATACCGGACGACGTCTCTGCCGAGGTCAAGAATCTCGACCTGACCGTCGAAGGGTCGAACGGGAGCGTCACGAAGACGCTCTGGTACCCCGACATCGGCGTCTCCGTCGAAGACGGACAGGTCGTCATCGAGTCCGAGGAGACGGACGCGAAGACGAACGCGACCATCGGCACCTTCGAGAGCCACGTGGAGAACATGCTCTACGGCGTCACCGAGGGATGGGAGTACAAGATGGAAGTCTACTACGCCCACTTCCCGATGCAGGTGAACGTGCAGGGTGACGAGGTCGTTATCGAGAACTTCCTCGGCGAGAAGTCGCCGCGCCACGCGAAGATCCGCGGCGACACGGACGTACAGATCGACGGCGAAGAACTGGTCCTGACCGGCCCCAACAAAGAGGACGTCGGGCAGACCGCAGCCGACATCGAACAACTCACTCGCGTGAAGGACAAGGACACGCGCGTCTTCCAAGACGGCGTCTACATCACGCAGAAGCCGCAGACTGGAGGTGCCTAAATGTCCGACGAAGAGATTCAGGAACTGGAAGACATCAGCGGTGTCGGCCCCTCGAAGGGCGACGCACTCCGCGAGGCGGGCTACGAGTCGGTCGAAGACGTGAAGGCCGCGAGTCAATCGGAACTCGCGGACGTCTCCGGCATCGGGAACGCCCTCGCGGCACGCATCAAAGCCGACGTCGGTGGCCTCGAAGTCTCCGAGGAGACCGAGGCCGAAGTCGAAGACGAGACCGAGGACGAGGAGGCGGCCGAGGAGGACGTCGAGACGGAACTCCGTCCCCGCGGCCACGCCGACAAGACCCCGGAACTCGACGACGAGACGGCGAGCGCCCTCACGCAGAAACTCCGCGAGGGCAAGCCGCAGTTCAACCGACAGGACTACCACAAGAAGAAGCGGACGCCCACCTCGTGGCGCAAGCCGCGCGGGAACCTCTCGAAGCAGCGACGAGGCATCAAGGGCAAGGGGCCGAAAGTCGAAGCCGGCTTCCGGTCGCCCGAGGCCGCCCGCGGCCTGCACCCGTCCGGCTTCGAGGAAGTCCACGTCCACAACGTGGACGACCTCGAAGGCGTCGACGGCGACAGCGAGGCCGTCCGCATCGCCTCTTCGGTCGGCGCACGCAAGCGCGAGCGCATCGAGGAAGAGGCCGAGGACCGTGAGATTCGCGTCCTCAACCCCACCTACGTCGAAGTGGAGGTGGACGACGAATGACCGACCTGAAAGCACAGCGACGCATGGCCGCCGACGTCCTCGACGTCGGTAAGAGCCGCGTCTGGTTCGACCCCGAGGCACAGGCCGACATCGCGGAAGCCATCACGCGCGAAGACATCCGCGAACTCGTGGACGACGGTACGATTCGTACCAAAGACGCCAAGAGTAACTCGAAGGGCCGCGCCCGCGAACGCGCCGAGAAGCGTTCCTACGGGCACCGGAAGGGTCCCGGCTCCCGCAAAGGGAAGTCCGGCGGTCGGAAGAGCTCGAAGGACGAATGGATCAGCCGAATCCGCGCGCAGCGTCGTCGCCTGAAGGAGCTTCGCGACGACGGGCCGCTGACGCCGACGCAGTACCGCGAACTGTACAACAAGGCGTCCGGTGGCGAGTTCGACAGCGTGGACCGGCTCGAAGCGTACATCGACAACAACTACGACGTGGAGATAGAATAATGGCGACAGGACCACGCTACAAGGTGCCGATGCGGCGTCGCCGCGAGGTTCGGACGGATTACCACCAGAGGTTGCGCCTGCTGAAATCGGGCAAACCCCGGCTCGTTGCTCGCGTGAGCAACCAGCACGTCAGGGCGCAGCTGATATCCCCCGGACCGAACGGAGACACCACTCACGCGGCCGCCTCCTCCGAGGACCTCGCAGACTACGGCTGGGAAGCCCCCACGGGCAACCTCCCCAGCGCGTACCTGACGGGCTACCTCGCGGGGAAGCGCGCCGTCGAAGCCGGCCTCGACGAGGCCGTCCTCGACATCGGCCTGAACACGGCGACGCCCGGCAACAAGGTGTTCGCGGTTCAGGAAGGAGCGATAGACGCTGGCCTCGAAATCCCGCACAACGAAGACGTACTGGCCGACTGGTCGCGTAACCGCGGCGAGCACATCGCCGAGTACGCCGAGCAGCTCGACGAGCCGCTCTACAGCGGCGATTTCGACGCCACGAACCTGCCTGAGCACTTCGACGAAGTGCTCGAGCGACTTCAGGAGGACGCATGAGCCAACGCAACAGCAACGGCTGGGAACCGCGAACGCGGCTCGGCCGAATGGTACAGGACGGCGACGTCACCTCGATGGAGCAGGCGCTGGAGACGGGTCTCCCGCTCAAGGAAGCGGAGATCGTCGACCAGCTGCTGCCCGGACTCGAAGACGAGGTGCTCGACATCAACATGGTGCAGCGCATGACCGACTCCGGTCGGCGTGTGAAGTTCCGCTGCGTCGTCGCCATCGGGAACCGCGACGGGTTCCTCGGCTACGCCGAGGCCCGAGACGACCAGGTCGGCTCGGCCATCCAGAAGGCCATCGACGTGGCGAAGCTGAACATCATCAAGGTGGACCGCGGCTCCGGGTCGTGGGAAGACTCCGCCGGCGGGCTGAACTCCCTGACGCGCAAGGCCGAAGGGAAGGCCGGCTCCGTGACGGTCGAGATCATGCCCGCACCGCAGGGCCTCGGACTCGCGGCGGCAGAGACCGTCCGCAACATCCTCGAACTGGCCGGCGTGCAGGACGCGTGGACCCGCTCGAACGGGAACACGCGAACGACGGTCAACCTCGCGAAGGCGACGTACAACGCGCTGAAGAACGCGTCCCAGTCGCGGACGCCGCGACGCGCCCGCGAGAAACAGCGGGAGGCGGGTAACTGATGCAGGCAGTCGTTCAGCTCCGCGGCGACGTGAACATGAGTCAGACGACGCACGACACGCTGAAGATGCTCAACATCCACAGCGTGAACCACTGTGCGTTCGTCCCCGAGACGGACACCTACCGCGGGATGCTCACGAAGGTCAACGACTACGTCGCGCACGGCGAACCGAGCGTCGACGTGGTCGAGACGCTCCTTCGGTCCCGCGCGGAGCCCGCCGAGGGCTCCGAGACGGTCGACGACGACTGGCTCGCGGAGAACACCGACTACGACGACGTGACCGCGCTCGCGGAGGCACTCGTCGACGAGGAGACGACGCTGCGCGAGCAGGGTCTCTCGCCGGTGCTTCGCCTGCACCCGCCGCGCGGCGGTCACAAGGGCCAGAAGCACGTCACCAAAGAGGGCGGTCAGCTCGGGAAGCACTCGACCGGCCAGATAGACGAACTCCTGGAGGACATGCGATGACCTCGAAGAAACGACGACAGCGCGGGTCCCGAACCCACGGCGGCGGCACGCACAAGAACCGGCGCGGTGCCGGTCACCGCGGCGGCCGCGGCCGTGCGGGACGCGACAAACACGAGTTCCACAACTACGAACCGCTCGGCAAACACGGCTTCAAGCGTCCCGAAGCGGCGCAGGACACCGTCGTCGAAGTGAAGGTGCAGAAGCTCGACGAGGACGCCGCGCTCCTCGCGGCCGACGACGTGGCCGAGAAGGACGGCGACGCCTACCACATCGACGCGCGCGACGTGGCCGAGGACGGCTACGACGCCGACGTGGTGAAGGTGCTCGGCGGCGGGCAGGTCCGTCAGGAACTGCACGTCGTCGCCGACGCGTTCACCGCCGGGGCCGTCGAACTTCTCGAAGAGGCGGACGGCAGCGCCGAACTCTCCGAGCGCGGAGAAGAGGCGCAGGCCGAAGCCGAAGAAGATAACACGGACGACGAGGAAGGCTCCGAAGAGTAACCTATGGGATGGAAGGAGGCCGCTGAACCGGTGCTGACGCGGATGCCATCAGTCGCCCGTCCGGAGGGACACGTCCCGTTCCGCCGGAAGCTGGGCTGGACCGCTGGCATCCTCGTGATGTATTTCTTCTTGACGAACGTGACGATGTTCGGGCTGCAGACGCAGACCGCGAGCGGGGACTTCTACGGACAGTTCCGCAGCATCCTCGCCGGACAGCAGGGGTCGATACTCCAGCTGGGCATCGGGCCCATCGTCACGGCGAGCATCGTCCTGCAACTGCTCGGCGGGGCCGACCTGCTCGGTCTCGACACCGACGACCCGCGTGACCAGATCCTCTACCAGGGGCTGCAGAAGCTTCTGGTGGTCGTGATGATCTGTCTCACCGGGCTCCCGATGGTGTTCGCCGGGGGGTACCTCCCCGCCGACCAGCAGGTCGCGCAGTCGCTCGGCGTCGGCGTCGGTGGCGTGAAGACCATCATCTTCGCGCAGATGTTCGTCGGCGGCGTCCTCATCCTGTTCATGGACGAGATCGTGAGCAAGTGGGGTGTCGGGTCCGGTGTGGGCCTGTTCATCATCGCCGGCGTCAGCCAGCAGCTCGTCGCCGGGCTGTTCAGCTGGCAGGGTCTCGGCGGCACGTCCGGGTTCTTCCCGACGTGGTTCGGCATCCTGACCGGGGCGACCGAGATCGGGTCGCCGCTCTCGCCGGGCGGCCTGTCCGACATCTTCCTCGGGCAGGGCCAACTGCTCGCGCTGTTCACGACGCTGCTCATCTTCGGCATCGTCGTCTACGCGGAGAGCGTCCGGGTCGAGATTCCGCTGTCGCACGCCCGCGTGAAGGGCGCCCGCGGCCGCTTCCCCGTGAAGCTCATCTACGCGAGCGTCCTGCCGATGATCCTCGTCCGCGCCCTGCAGGCCAACATCCAGTTCCTCGGACGCATCCTGAACAACTGGACCGGCCTCCCGGGGTGGCTGGGGTCGTACAGCAACGGGCAGGTCACCGGTGGCCTGTTCTACTACCTCGCACCCATCCAGTCGCGCGGCGACTGGATGTGGTTCCTCGGACTCACCTCGCAGGACCCCGCGCAGATTCTGCTGCGCGTCCTCATCGACCTCGTGTTCATGGTCGTCGGTGGCGCGATATTCGCCATCTTCTGGGTGGAGACGACGGGGATGGGCCCCGAGTCCACCGCCAAGCAGATTCAGAACTCCGGGATGCAGATCCCCGGCTTCCGACGGAACCCGCAGGTCATCGAGAAGGTGATGGAACGGTACATCCCGCAGGTGACGGTCATCGGCGGCGCACTCGTCGGACTGCTCGCCGTCATGGCGAACATGCTCGGCACCATCGGCTCCGTCTCCGGAACCGGACTGCTGCTGACGGTCTCCATCACGTACAAGCTGTACGAGGAGATCGCAGAAGAGCAGTTGATGGAGATGCATCCGATGATGCGCCAGATGTTCGGCAACTGACGAACGCGGTTCTCTACCGCCGGTATTTTTTCGAGTCTCTCACGGAGAGGGCGCCTGCCGTCCGATTCCTCGAACGACGACGGTGAGATGTGCGCTCGTTCGCTCGAAGCGCCGGCCGACGGCGAACTTCGAACGCGTCACCGTCGTCAAGGCGGTGCCATCTGGTTCGGCGGCTCTCGCGAACGCCTGACCGAGGCGACCGAAACAGCTCGGTCGGCACTGTCGTCAGCGGAGCTATCCTCCTCGTCGCCGAACGCGTCGAGACGAGACCGAAAGCTGAGGCGGTCCTCGTCACCGACAGTCGCCGGCCACGCGGTAGACGACACTGCGACACACCAAGTCGCTCGAAACGCCCACCGTTCGTTCTCACCCGCCGGGAAGGGGCGTTTCGAGCTATCTCCTCGGCGAGCCAATAGTCGTACGGTGAACGACAGATGAGCCAACTCCAACCCACGGCAGAATCGGTGTTCTCGATTCGGGGGGTTACGTTCACGCCCCGAACACTGGCGGGTGTCTGCTTCTTCGCACTCGCTGCACAGTTCATGACCGCCATCATGCTCGCGGCGGCGATGGTGCCCGGCTACGACTTCGGCGCGGCCGCCATCAGCGACCTCGGCGTCTTCCCGGAGACGGCGCTCCTGTTCAACGTCTCGCTGGTCGTCGTCGGCGTGCTCAACCTCCTAGGTGGGTACTTCTTCTACCGCACCCACGGGAAGCGCTGGCTGCTGGCCATCTTCGCGCTGGCGGGCGTCGGTGCGGTCGGCGCCGGCCTCTTCCCGCTCGACACCGGCGGCCTCCACGGGCTCGCGGCGCTGCTCGCGTTCGTGTTCT
It encodes the following:
- the rplX gene encoding 50S ribosomal protein L24, whose product is MTKQPRKQRNETQNAPLHERQKQVRATLAGDLREEYGQRNVRVNAGDTVEILRGDHAGTEAEVAEVDLKDAVVYVEDVTVAKADGEEVPRPLDTSNIRVTELDLEDERREERLQAEDNE
- a CDS encoding 30S ribosomal protein S4e: MTRHQKRLSAPNSWPIERKEGTFTVKASAGPHGEAGVPLLILLRDVLGYVDNKKEARYALNEGNVLVNGDAVSDEQRPIGMFDILAFTERGEYFRVFPDEGGRLALTTIDAESADSRLGKVVGKQSVKGGATQLTLHDGSNVRVEEDDDPDQYHSKDSLVVDNETKEIVAHFPYEEGALVTAVDGTHAGEVGEITEITVTPGSGNNSVAVETDAYTFETVEQYVVVIDENFTGDAEDGEDE
- a CDS encoding 50S ribosomal protein L5, which translates into the protein MSESESEFHEMREPRIEKVVVHMGVGEGGRELANAEDILEEITGQESVQTIATRAATQFGARKGDPIGAKVTLRGDQAVEFLETALPLADISAKQFDETGNFSFGVEEHTEFPSQEYDPQIGIYGLDVTVNLVRPGYRVKKRDKASRSIPSAHRMSAEDAIPFLEANFDVEVTEE
- a CDS encoding 30S ribosomal protein S14, which produces MSESETEQTGEHASRRTGQENECRRCGRKQGLVGKYDINLCRQCFREVARDMGFKKYR
- a CDS encoding 30S ribosomal protein S8 — encoded protein: MAGNDPLANALAGVNNAESVGHLSHEIQPASNVIGSVLEVFYDREYIDGFEFVEDGKAGTFEVELNGAINECGVVKPRYSAGADEFEKWEKRFLPARDYGTLIVTTSHGVMSHYDAREQGIGGQVIAYVY
- a CDS encoding 50S ribosomal protein L6, translated to MNRVEIDIPDDVSAEVKNLDLTVEGSNGSVTKTLWYPDIGVSVEDGQVVIESEETDAKTNATIGTFESHVENMLYGVTEGWEYKMEVYYAHFPMQVNVQGDEVVIENFLGEKSPRHAKIRGDTDVQIDGEELVLTGPNKEDVGQTAADIEQLTRVKDKDTRVFQDGVYITQKPQTGGA
- a CDS encoding 50S ribosomal protein L32e — its product is MSDEEIQELEDISGVGPSKGDALREAGYESVEDVKAASQSELADVSGIGNALAARIKADVGGLEVSEETEAEVEDETEDEEAAEEDVETELRPRGHADKTPELDDETASALTQKLREGKPQFNRQDYHKKKRTPTSWRKPRGNLSKQRRGIKGKGPKVEAGFRSPEAARGLHPSGFEEVHVHNVDDLEGVDGDSEAVRIASSVGARKRERIEEEAEDREIRVLNPTYVEVEVDDE
- a CDS encoding 50S ribosomal protein L19e — encoded protein: MTDLKAQRRMAADVLDVGKSRVWFDPEAQADIAEAITREDIRELVDDGTIRTKDAKSNSKGRARERAEKRSYGHRKGPGSRKGKSGGRKSSKDEWISRIRAQRRRLKELRDDGPLTPTQYRELYNKASGGEFDSVDRLEAYIDNNYDVEIE
- a CDS encoding 50S ribosomal protein L18, producing MATGPRYKVPMRRRREVRTDYHQRLRLLKSGKPRLVARVSNQHVRAQLISPGPNGDTTHAAASSEDLADYGWEAPTGNLPSAYLTGYLAGKRAVEAGLDEAVLDIGLNTATPGNKVFAVQEGAIDAGLEIPHNEDVLADWSRNRGEHIAEYAEQLDEPLYSGDFDATNLPEHFDEVLERLQEDA
- a CDS encoding 30S ribosomal protein S5, whose protein sequence is MSQRNSNGWEPRTRLGRMVQDGDVTSMEQALETGLPLKEAEIVDQLLPGLEDEVLDINMVQRMTDSGRRVKFRCVVAIGNRDGFLGYAEARDDQVGSAIQKAIDVAKLNIIKVDRGSGSWEDSAGGLNSLTRKAEGKAGSVTVEIMPAPQGLGLAAAETVRNILELAGVQDAWTRSNGNTRTTVNLAKATYNALKNASQSRTPRRAREKQREAGN